Part of the Benincasa hispida cultivar B227 chromosome 11, ASM972705v1, whole genome shotgun sequence genome, ggaatttgaataaaatctttccgactttTTCAACGAATTAGAGCCCACCGTTACACCACCGTTCCTTTtatgggttcaagagcaaacccgatccttttcACGGTTTAGAATCAAACCATTACAAATGTtagaattttttaagaacacaatacaactctcactagagtgaatttacaagtttaagcactcaacaaatttatcttcacaatacaataacactctctcaagaataagatgaaaataaaaagattgggagcttagagagagtaacaatggagacttttgagttttggaagattgtgaaatgtaaaatttgttagttcaaaatttggagaggaagatgatttatatagagatgaaaaggaaaaaaaatttagaaactataattaatttggaccattggattttggaaaaaaaaaaatcaacggtggagattttaaactaaactagttgttagatacaaacaaaatataatattaagttcattttcttttgaaattcatttttttaaaaaaaattaatctaaaaaataaaaaaacataccatgtgtaaaaaaactagccattagacacaaacataaaataagattaaatttattttccttttgatttattttctttttaaattgtttttttttaaagtcaataaaaaaaaacataccatatgtaaaaaactagccgttagacacaaaaataatattaaatttattttccttttaattcattttctttttaaattgattctttttaaagtcaatccaaaaatcaaaagtccatcatatgttaatctcttaatgatccaccattcaaccaatatgctgtcACATGtttacatgcaaatggtctggttatgccattcatccaccacggtattttctctatagatttgtttcggtcatatcgtcttcgttttagctccgatttgagtgattcaagaggcgttggaatcgttgttctgagctctacgctatggacatattaaaacactaaaatttttagtaattaaaaattgagtttgttatcatcaaaacattgattaattaattaactaaaattaattaatttgagattaagggccaaaaagccaacatgTAGTTGTGTATGTTcttatatgattgaaatttggaaagatcctttcgctgctcatggaaatcctcatatctaatttccttcatttGCGATGTCGAGTACAAACTTAATATCGTATGGTAGATTGGTCCTCTCAGTAACTCATTAAAAATACTGGAACCTCCCTCACACATAGGTTTGCGACTTTGCTCTTAATCAAGTAGACTCTAAATTTGATCTAAACATTGACTTAAGCACTGAAGTGCATGAGACGCAGAACACTACATGGTATTAGTTTTTTGTGCATGTTGTTACCTCGATTAATTAATAGCATCCAAAATGTACTATCTTAGTGTCTATAATCTTGctcatttatgatatttaatgtgtttaaatgtttatatttgttgGATCTCAAATAATACATGTATTTCAGAACATTACGGGCCATTAGGgattaatttggagcaattagaaaCTAAAAATGGCATACGAGGCTTCCAATGGAAGAAAAGATGGCAAATCTGACCCCACCGAGCGTCGCAGCGCCCTACGCATTGCAGCACGATTCTCTTCACAAAATGTTGAAAAGGTGTGCAGCACTGCAGTCCCCTACTGCTGTGAAGTGGTCATTTTGGACGAATGACCACtcatttttttcgttttttcttCCTCTATCTGTAAGAGTTACAAATGAAATAGCAAAAGCAATTTGGactaaaaaaaacacttttattGCACTAATTTCATAGATTAAATATGCtagttcattaaaaaaaaatgttttaagaacaacaacctttgtagctcaaaATTCTCCCTATTCACTTGATGATTTTTATCACGAACACGTCGTGGACCACTGCAAGAGTCTTCGGGCTAATTTTCGACCTTAGAACGGATTGTTGATCCAAATTTATGATCAATTTTGAGGAATTTTGGAGTTTGGATATATTTTGTTGAAAGAAATTTTGGAAGGGGTTTTTTCACAAATTCACCATCACCAACTTCtcaaatttcatcttcttttcttctatttatagaagaAACTAAAAATGATTGGATTGACACAAAATTGACAACAAATTTATCAAATAAAGAATATTATATGTCACATTGTGGGCTTAAGGAATGGTTAAGCTAGGAGGTTAGTCAAACTCCAACCAAATCTACTAACCATTAAAGTGGATTTctcaaactcaatttttaatttgaattttcaattcctactttgaatttaaaattatttaaaataaaataatttaaatatttaattaaactttttaattaaataNatatttaattaaacaatatttaatttaaaatttttaattaaataacaattaattaaacattttaattaatttaatatcaagcACTAAATTAATACTTAATCccaatttctctaaaaaaaaataatgtttaaatcaaattttaaatatttccaaTGCtcctttaatttgtaattaaataacttttttggtttaaatatatcatatataacttaACCTTAAGTCctttaattgaatttgaacatttcaaattcgcCCATCATATTGCTCTAAGGATTAACCTGATATGAATTACCAGGGGATCTAAGGGACCTATAGaagtaggtaggagtgaattccatctcacACCTTATGGTCCTTACTATCTAActaatcttacccctaaaatggggggTTTATTGAGTACTGAACTTCGGCTACTCTCAcgcatgcaaatctaaggataattttgaaattagacaggagttcatagttagctcaggatttagatcgagttacctaggtcatcgtattGAAGTAGTCAATcataacagtaaacagtgttataaagtaaaagtgaccaTTTCGAgatccggtcttatgcaaactcattgcattggACACCTCCACTTACATGtttctacatgaacgattcaatATCACATCGTTTGCATCAAAATAtagtcgtatccaatagtgtttctAGGATAAGGTATGCAgttttatccctatactatagatcattttttgctatttacttgaacttgatctacttttatgtctctacataaagtccaagtattcatgttatgaCCATcgggttcttagtttattggattcaatattataaaatactagatcaataacaactttattgaatatagaaaacattttattgtttacaaactacgagttttatgaTATAAAACCTAACACTATCCATCTACAATATTAGATTttaggttttcttttatcttattCCTGTAATCAAGCAAAAACGACATTGGATTCTAGCTTTTGTACCACTATGGGAAgaaaaaatttatgattttctaGTTTAGGGGATTTTGGAGGAATCCTTTATATTTTTTGGAGTATTTTCATAATACGATTTATATATCTTGTCTATGGTTTCTGTCCTGGTTAAATTACTTTATGGATTGTATTTTCTCATGAATGTCTGACAAATTACTTGAGAATATATGATTTGATGCTTTAGATTAACGTACAATACATGACATATAATTGTATGTTAATCTCTAAAAAGCAATATGTTAGATAAGCTTGTGATTTGTAGTTGGACAGCAAAACAAAAAGCACTATTCTATTGACCTAGAATCtgtattaaatttctaattaggCATTTCCTATTGAAAAATTAACTTAGTGTAATGCCTAAAGCGTAATGTGGTTAGTTAAATTGATTATGATGCTTTTCATCtaattaaattggctaatttgATATTGGGGATAATTGGTTAGCTTTTCTAATCAATTGGGTTAGGCATAGGTGAGGAGTTAAAATCAAACCTTAAGAATTCGATGATCGAAATTACATTCGGTGATCCCGTTCCCCTAAACTAGAACGTTTGTTGATTGCACAtctactcttttatttttatgctTCTACTTTTTCGCACTTTATTTTCTATTCCACACAACCCCCTGCCATTTATTGCTTTAACTAAATAACTAACTTTAAGAAACCAATCTTCGTGCTTCTTTGTGGATCGATCCGATCTTGCCACTTGCACTACTTAGAAATATAGGTGGCATTGATCGACATAATATAAATTCCATTTGATTGGTCATTTACAGACAACAGTAAAAGGCTATATCACCATCTCCACGATTGATGTGATATCAATAAAGTCCTCTTTTTCCTAATATCAAACATCAACACTCGTAACATTTTATCcattaaaattttcaaccaaCAACATCACGAAATATATACAAAGATTAGTATCCTCTATTTTAgtgaaaaatatatacaaagATTATTATCCTTTATTTGAGTGGAAGGACGTGCTATTTGTTTACATTCATTAGTTTGTAAGGGATTCCATGCAGACTTTGAAGGGGATCAAATGACTGTTTATGTGCCTCTATCTTTGGAGGCTCAACGGAGGCGCATTTACTTATGTTTTCTCACATGAATCTTTCGTCTTCAGCTATTGGAGATCACCTTACACGTAGGCAATGGAAGCACCAATTTTATTGAAGTCATAATCGAATCTTTCTGTTGGcttttctaatttatttgtGAATTAGAATGAAAGAGctataatatattgaaaagCCAAATGTATTTAATTTGGTTTGATCTTTTTAAGTGCTTGATGTAAGTAAAACTACTTAATACTGTTATGATCACTTCATAGATATAGCCACCATTGTGAATAGTAATCCAGGCCCTATTTGACAGGCatgatttttattttggaaagtTAAGTATGTTTTCACTCAATTTGTTACAatggtttgcatctttctttcttAAGCAAAATAATCGAATTCTCTTAGcctaattctaaaaaaaaaaaaaaaaaaaaaaagagtttttaattttttttagttttcaaacttcacttggtttttaaaattattaagaaAAGGTAGACTACTaagcaagaaatttaaaggtggaagtgatgtttatagacttacttttaaaaactaaaaaccaaatggttaccaaatgggattttaatatttcaactaACTCcaaacatatatttaaaaagcAATTTGAGCTTAACTTAATTATGGCCAACATAAGgtgaactaaaaaaagaaaaaaaaatcttataagtAATTCTAGAAATAGagtaaaaaataatgattacaTATTTATAACCACAAAAGGGCAGATAtataggaaaaataaataatgaaaaaaaatatgggGCGAAATTGAATTGTAgtggaaaagaaaagaacaatactgaaaattttgtttaatttgatttaaaaaaaaaaattaaggaaaaaattaatttatactcTAAACTTTCTAGCTATATTAattagaaatcaattttaaaaaaataaaaaataaaatagaacttCAATCTaacaattttatattaatttaaatcctaTACTTTCTTGAGTAGATCAACTTCGAGTATCCACTAGCTATttgaaactattttcatttaGCTTCATCTAAAATATACTCGACATCACTCAATCAATTTATTCCTCTTCCAAAATCTTACCAAAATGCCCTCCAAAACATacaattcttttttaataaatcaaaaaAATTATAGGAAAACGAGAACATGTAAAACTATTTAGGGAAACATGTTTTTATTAACTTTATTTCAATAATTctctttaatattatattaatcaataattaaaaaaaaatcttatatacGTGTAAAAAATTATACACTTATCACTTAGCTTATTCAATCCAACACTCGGGATGGAAACAAATTGGACCAACTTAGTTGATTCAATCCAATGTTTGTGATGAAACATGCTACATCATTGGGATCTGGCAATTTTTGCAATAAATTTCAAGTTGGAATTCATATAGGTTTTTAAGTAGTCTCGAATTTGATAATTTGTAATTTCGTCATCAATGTAAGAAATGATTTGGCTTTTTGTGAGAAGTCCAAATTTCCTCATTTAATACACTTTTACACTGAGTGTTGAGtttgattttcatttgattCCTATATTTCTAGATTTACTCTTTTACATTTGAATTGTTACTAAATGCTcacttttttagaaaaaaaaaacaaaaaaaataaaagttaaaccCCATTTGATagccattttgttttttatttttatttttgaaaattaagtatactATTTCTACCTCCagagtttttcctttgttatctacttttcgctagttgtttaaaaaaccaagcaaaattttgactaaaaaaaGCTCAAACCACGAGGTTGATAGTATAAACATTATGCCAGTTGAGCTACACTCTTGTTAACATagtatcaaataatttaaaataattaaactagTGCTCATTAATGTTAAAGACAAGGAGGGATGGTTGGTGAAAGCTTCTAGGTAAATGCCTAAAATATTTAGGCCGAGAgatgaaataaaaatcaaattcaaaatcggATGATAAAATTTTAACGTTTGAAATTTATAGTCCAATTGAAAACTATATCAACActttaacattttgaaaaataggcattaaatgaaaattagattttgacaaaaaaaaaaaaaaaagaaaaaataattgtcTTTCTTTTGTCGCAAAGAAAAAAACTGTAATTATATATGAAGGTGGACTGAGTTGTGACAATTTCCAAATAAAACGAAGGCAATAAAATGGGCAAAATTTGTGAATAACTTGATCCACTTCCCACCAAATGGCCCACTTTAATTCGGCCCATTGAAAGAAACAATACTCAAAAACCCTAGCtactatattatatatatccCTCAAATAACTAGGGTTTCTTCCATTTTGTGAGAGAGTGTGAGAGAGAAAGCTTCATCCTGCTCTGAAGATGCCGGCCGGCCATGGACTTCGATCCCGTACCAGAGACCTCTTCGCCAGGCCTTTCAGGAAGAAGGGTTATATTGCTTTGACCACCTATTTGCGGACATACAAAATTGGCGATTATGTcgatatcaaggtgaacggcgCCGTCCACAAGGGTATGCCGCATAAATTTTACCATGGTCGCACAGGCCGTGTATGGAATGTCACAAAGCGTGCCATCGGCGTCGAGATCAACAAGCAGGTTCGATTCCTTTTTCGCTTCCTTTCGTTTCTGGATTGGTTTTGTTTTCGATTCTTTTATCAGATCTGTTCTGGTTTTTAGAATGTGTGTGGTTTTGGCGATTTGGAGAAGTGGATTGTGTTTGAGTTTTATAGAAGCTTATTTAGGTTTCTGTTCTATTCATTAATTTCATGGTTGCTGTTGGTTGGATAGGTATCTGTCTATCTGTGTTGCAACTCGGTGCTTATTTCTGAAATTGCTCGTCTTTTGCTAGTCGAATgatgatgttttgatgattgttgtttgattgtGATGTCATGTTATACTGGTTTGTAAATAGTCGGTCATTTCATATGCATtcgaagaataaaatgttttGAACTTTTGAGTAGATTCTGCCTTATGAAATATGATGATGTTCATAAAATGATTTGGTGTTTTagctatgaagggttatcattaTAGGGTCGTTTATATGATAATCTAGGTAGCTGAACAATTGTTGTCATTCAATCAAATTAGACTCACTTGTGATGTTCAATGGAATTTTGCAGGTGGGCAACAGAATTATCAAGAAGAGAATTCACGTCCGTGTCGAGCATGTGCAACCTTCTCGATGCACCGAGGAGTTCCGTTTGCGGAAGGTGAAGAATGACGAGCTGAAGGCTGAAGCCAAGGCCAAAGGTGAAGTCATTTGTACCAAGAGGCAACCAGAAGGCCCCAAACCAGGGTTCATGGTTGAAGGTGCTTTAATGGAGACTGTGACTCCTATTCCATACGATGTCGTTAATGATCTCAAGGGTGGCTATTAGAATTTTCTCCTCTTTGAACTTATCTTGTTTTGGTTGGCTTATTTTTGTTTGATCTCTGAACTGCTTGGATAGTACAATTCTCTTTATGCTTCTAAATTTTGGATACCAAACTTATGAATTGAATTGTTTCTTAGTTTCTGGTTTCGGCCATTAGCTTGAGTAAACTAGTGTAGTTTCAGCTTTATTCAAAGTGATTTTTGTTAAGATATGTTCGTTCTAATGCTTTTGTTTTGCCTGCCCAAGGATCTTTATTGGTGATGGTTGAAGAGGCTAATATGCTTTATTTGATATTCATTATTTTGGATGTGTTTTCTCTAATTTGTTACCATTGTTTTCATATAACCATATAGATCTTTCAATGACGAGCAAGTTCTTTAAATCGACCTTTTTGGTTTTCGAATTTgcttaattttgaaatcaaTCTTGAAAATTAGATGATGAAACGATGAAATTCAGTAGTGGAGGTGGAAGTAGAAGAGCAAACCAAAAACCCAAATTAAATGGTGTTGTCAAAactagttttttattttatggctTAAATAAATgtctttgaattttctttcatgttatttgtggttttttttttgttgtaaaattgtattttattgtATTCTTTGGTTAATTCCTTGTGGtttatgttataaatgttaatTAGTGATAAAAACGAATAGCAAAAATGCTTTCCGTTAATTTTTTTTGACAATAGAAAATTATATATTCTTCTATTAGGGATTTTTCTTCTACGGTTGAAGGTCTTggttatattttttctttttttaaacacTTCATTCTTTAGAATTGTTGGATCGTTTCTATGCAGTTTaagaatttatttatgaaagttaaTCATTAATCTCTCTATACGTTCATTGGGCAACGACCTGTGTCATCCATTTATCAGTTTAACCccgaaattaaaataaataaatttgattaagaaaataaattaagaagTTTTGGGTTTTGGTTGGTAGAGCAGTACTTTAGGTCTCTCAGATTTAGGGGGTTCATGGATTCATATATCTGTTTCTggaaaccatttttcttttgagaaataTATAGTAATCACATAATATGGTAATCgcaattgttttgttttattttaaattaaaatgtataATGTATGATATtgtaaaataattatcatacaatttataagtttataaatatatagtaCAAAACATACCATAAATGACAATCATTTCTGAATCAACTATCAAGCAGATTGAAAATATTTGCTTTTATCTTTTATCTTCAAAATTACCATTCATTAttagttcttaaactttcataaaagtaacGGTTTGGTTCCTAAACTTTGAGTTGtaacaattttataaatttatttcatgcataaataaaCCGTTGAACAAATTAGAGATTTAATTTTTTGCAAAATATGAAGTGTACatcataaaattttagaaattgacattTTGGGTGGCttttatttcattcatatatcaGGTAGCCCAAAGTTCTGTTTTTATTttaggaaaaacaaaaaagaataatatagtTTCATTTTTGCCATTGTAGTCTCCCACTTttgaaaaataggtttaaatggTCCCTCTTAATATTATCTAcctaatcaaaattttaaaattattttaaatacaaatttcaattaaaaataaataatgtgtTTTCCTCATCCTAAAGAATAATATAGTTTCACTTTAGCGTAGTCCCCCACTTttgaaaaatagatttaaatggTCCCTCTTAATATTTTCTACCTAATCAATTTTTCTCCTCCTCGAGATTGAGAGacagaaaagaaatatatatatataattgagattgacagattttttttttttttttttttataatttttaatttaaatttgtatttagaataattataaaaaaaacttaattaggAAGAAAATATTAAGAAGGACCATTTAAAGTGGTGTACTAAAATAgccaaattaaaattatataaatccaATGCACCTATCCCTACAAAACTCAGCACCTTTATTTTATATTCGTAAGTGATAAGTGATAAATAATGGAGATGGAGTCCTCCATTACTTGCAGCCGAAACATAAAATCAAAGAGGCAACTTCCTTTTTTCCCCTTAGTAAAATACCTAAAGTCCTAAACCCTACGCAATTTAAGTTAACTCTTGTattgtttgaattttgaatttatttcagTTTTCGAggttttaaatataacaataattaCTTTTGAAATCTGAATTATTTAGGTCctttttggtaattattttgataGAGACACtatttctacctccaaatttctacctttgttatctacttcttACCAGTGGTTTAAAAATcgagccaaattttgaaaactaaaaaatattgaaaacttgtttttgtttttagaatttggctaagaattcaacgaTTGtaatgcaaattattgtaagaaatgaggagaaaatatgtttaatattaaaaaactaaaaacaaaaacaaaatggttaccaaatgagatctgaatagaaactaaattgaaatatgaTAAAAAAGTGTTAAATCTTCTAAAATATTGAGACCAAGTACGAAGGAGATGAAAAGTTGTATTTAAACGTTTTTTTACCGCTTccatttttcaataaacttttgGGCAATTTGCATAAACCACACACTAAATATGGTAAATATTGACATTACACCCTTAAAATATTGCTATCTACATTAATTTCCACTGAATAATCTTTTTCGAGCTCCAATCTTTATATGGACttttttgtacggatgacctaAACTAAGAGGAGAAAATGAGATTTGTCCTGCTTTTTAAAAATGTGGGGTTTTCTTTTTACCTTTGTTGACATTAATCCCAAGTGAATataccaaaaacaaaactctCGCGCACACGCGGAGTgaccaatctcgctctctcgttCTCTTCTGTCTCGCTCTCCTCTCTTTTCTCTCACAGATTGCTCTCTTCTCTCCATTTTTCTCAGGATCGTTCTCCTCTCATGATGTCGATCCCCAACGTTCGTCTCATTCAACAACATTGTTGGATCTAGGCACGATCTTGCTTGTTGAAGAAAG contains:
- the LOC120092214 gene encoding 60S ribosomal protein L21-1 gives rise to the protein MPAGHGLRSRTRDLFARPFRKKGYIALTTYLRTYKIGDYVDIKVNGAVHKGMPHKFYHGRTGRVWNVTKRAIGVEINKQVGNRIIKKRIHVRVEHVQPSRCTEEFRLRKVKNDELKAEAKAKGEVICTKRQPEGPKPGFMVEGALMETVTPIPYDVVNDLKGGY